The Glycine soja cultivar W05 chromosome 4, ASM419377v2, whole genome shotgun sequence genomic sequence ACCAGGTTGTACCGGAGAGTACTTGTAGGTCCGTGAATTCTGGTCGGGAGAGATACTAGCGCAATGGTGAGTATTGTATTGTCATGTGTAGGATTATATTCAAAAGGGcaatgtaattaataaaataatttttacatttttctttttatttgtgtttgtcacattatttattttattacgtgttttatttttattttctatatctaTCTCTTGGATATGATTCGTTATGAAAGTTTGTGTAcaaatcacattacacaaaTATAATGATGACAAGTCTTGATTTTTACGTGTTTGTGGGGATAGATGGGCACAAATAAACGTAAATTTATCACCCTGTTGTAACTACAAAATAGCCACTGATCCGATCATATATACCCAAAGTGGTAAGGGTCGGTGGGGTTTAGGGGTGCAATATAGgccacaaaataaaattagatattacatataatatatatatatatatatatatatatatatatatatatatataattttttgcatCGTATATAATACACccctttatattaattaattacattatcTTTTTGTCCTATTTTTGACTATTCCTCAAGTAGCTTGAGCTTATTTTACTAACAAAACAtgtctttttttaatcaaatataagtATAGGCTTCATtacccatttttttaaataacaatacTTTCTATGCGCctaaacactttttttaaaataaaatactttctgTGCGCCTAAACATATATACACTTATTactaatacttttatttttgaaaataaataaattatacttttatctttatttttatgtctataaaagataaaatgcaATTAACCATAAGATTTtgcaagtaaataaaatatgaatttaataggTATTTACAGTgtaaaacaatttttcatttatatccaACATAAATcaatgttcatataattattaatataattatcataaaaattaattaacttatagtgttgatttataataataataaaattttattttattggtatataatttttttctcacaaattattttagcctaaaataaattatttctctcttatcctaatttttttttagcttaCCACACTTTAGAAGAGATTAGATTACATTTAAGACCATGTTAGaagataaattttgaaatattgttatggtcaaattaaattattaaaaacatcgCATCAAACCTTAAAAAATACACCCTGCTCACATAAACAGattatatttaattcttatcatttaaaaaatagattccATTGATTGAGGTTTTATAAAGGTGAATGTAGTTGATCTATTTGTGAGCAGTGAGAGTGAGGGTGTGAGATTGGGTCCATGTCAACGTTGGCATTGGGAGGACCAACATAGAACAGTGAAGACCAGTGGTTTTGTTCCCACCATGTCCTTACACAAATACACATACCCCAAAACACCCGTGGGCTACCCTTTGCCCCCACACTCCACATGAACCCTCTGCTTCTGTCTCTCTCTGCCTCTTCATAAATACACCCATCACCCATTCTTTTCCCACCACTTTCCAATTCTCTTTCTCTAAACATGGCCATtagaaaatcaaacaaaactacTTCTCAAACCACAGTCCTCAAGCAAATCCTCAAGAGGTGTTCCAGCTTAGGAAAGAAAAACGGGTACGATGACGATGGTCTCCCTCTCGATGTCCCCAAAGGCCATTTCGCTGTCTACGTTGGACAAAACAGAAGTAGATACATTGTACCCATCTCTTTTTTGACTCACCCCGAGTTTCAGTCTCTCCTTCGTCAAGCTGAAGAAGAATTTGGCTTCGATCACGAAATGGGTCTCACTATTCCATGTGAAGAAGTTGTTTTCCGCTCTCTAACATCCATGCTAAGATGCTAGATATATATACTATTATTCTGCTTATTGATTGAAGAAAGGATCGAAGGTGGCCAAGATGAAGCTGCTTttgcttctcttttttttaacatcgaTCTCTCTTCTTCACTTCAGTACCCTAGTCATTGTGTTCCTCATCGATCAGTTCGCGATCTAGTTCTTTTTTTGTcccatttaagttttttttttttttgaacagccCCATTTAATTTGGGTTCTTATGTTCATTATGTGACTCTAACTTTTGCCCCCACAAGTATTTTTGGGGTGAAAATTGTATAAAGGGTTTGTCGTTGAGATTTTCCTCGCCGAGGTTCTACATACTATACACTGTGAGAGAAGTTAGTTTTTTTCTATGAAAGCTGGGATGTTTGTAGTCATTGACATGCCATCTCTCTGTTTCTCTCTATATCTCTTGTCCTGCCAGAATATCATACGCTGTTGAGATTTGTGCctatgcatatttttttatatatatcaacTGTGCCCATGTATATTTGtactttgtgtaaaaaaaatgaatatttgtaCTTCATATTGTCTTGTATccaatataaaaagtatttctATGCacataaagtataaaaaaatatattaccaacaaataaaaattatcattattaatataatgtctaaaatagttattataaaagttaataatttaatgtacatatataaagagaaagtgAATGTATCAAACTAATATATAAAGAGAGTGATTTGTGATTGTTTAGTCAAAGTGTAAAGAATTATATTGCTTACAAGAAGAAAAGGTAggggaaaaaaaagtaataaacgtgaaaaataatatgattaaagagatagataaacataaataagaaaataagatgataaaaaataaagatatgtttatattatttttttctttattagaaAGAGAGAGACTGAGAGCATGCATAGCTTGTCAGAGAACGTGCTGTACTTAAGTGCACGGATCATCTGGTCtcaacttttaaattaaagacCCCAGATAGAATGCCCCACATCGTATGAATACCATATTAAGGAAGAATAGGTCCAATCTCGTaaatgaaccaatataaaatcaCGGTAAGTTTGCTTAAACAATAATATACTCCGCAtactatttataaaagaaaaacaataatataattaaatatgaaaacacTCTCATCTAGTTAGTTAAAATGGAATGAAAACggagaaaatcattaaatatgacAATAAACACTTAGACtcacaatttaatattttaataagttttaatttaatcaataaaagagAATCTTTAAAAGAGTATATTAGTAGCCTTTTTCTACCTATCAACCTACTCAGgaaaaaagatagagaaaatAATTGTAGAagcagttttttttcttctttccttttctctttaattttaaattcgttttttctctgatttttgttttctttcttttcaaccaAAAGAAGAATTACTAAAAATGCcaaaaaggaaatataagaAGGTTgcgtaataaaatattaaaaataaattgaaaatcatgctgaaaagtataaaattataagtgttaagtaaaattaatggttgaatgaattaaaaaatataaaatgatagaaaaataataaaatcatgatttattttaaaaataattaataaattagataaaaatgaaagaaaatataaaaaaataaaaagtaaaagttaatgttttaaaaaatactaacattttaaaaactgttagaaattactaaaaaaacttgtttattaaataatcaaataagtttttaaactattaaaaaaagtaaaaaaatgaactaaaatatattaataaatataatcaaacaaacttttcagtttaaaaaaattcaaaaataatataaatgtctTGTCAAATATAGTTCCAATTACAAAATATGTTTCAAatgtatttttcaaaagaagaagagagattaTGTTGAAAATCTGATGAGGGAGAGAATTATAAAGGTGAGAGTTtccttcttaaaattaaatattctaatctataatataaaagttaattaaaataataaactgtaaATTAACTTTGGAATGTCTAATTCAGATTTTAAACACTAAGTTTATGCATTCAAAGTGTCTCAGCATCACATGTAATTCGAACCACATTCCAATTCTATGTTAATATGATGTGTGCTTGATTTGGAAATAAAACAGATACATTTTACCAACATCACATCCAATATGGATAACCAACTGATAGTTACTTCAAGAAGACAAGAGTCAAGATCCTAGGACGCACATCCAAACACAGATAGGACAGACGCAAATTAAAGCTACAGATGATCAGAGta encodes the following:
- the LOC114408423 gene encoding auxin-responsive protein SAUR50-like, which produces MAIRKSNKTTSQTTVLKQILKRCSSLGKKNGYDDDGLPLDVPKGHFAVYVGQNRSRYIVPISFLTHPEFQSLLRQAEEEFGFDHEMGLTIPCEEVVFRSLTSMLRC